In Aerococcus loyolae, a genomic segment contains:
- a CDS encoding substrate-binding domain-containing protein, whose product MEKQNVTIYDVAHQAGVSMATVSRVVNGNPNVRPKTREKVMKVIKELNYHPNVIARGLASKRTRYIGVLLPDITNPYYSSLALGIDDIANMYEYNIILANADPEHDAAGVESLIMKQVDGIIFIGNSISQEARQKISAAGRPCVFTDLIDPEATMPTINIDVEDAYYQVTKDFLANGKKRIALVGSDQGFKVSQSRQLQGYEKALTEAGHAVNEDLLIAAKSPSYDSGYALYETFTEIEADAAIATDDTIAIGLLNALLDNGVKVPEEVEIMASDNSSIVNMSRPELSSIAPPIYDIGAVAMRALTKLMENETLDTDLKLPYQIIKGGTTS is encoded by the coding sequence ATGGAGAAACAAAACGTGACAATCTATGATGTCGCCCACCAAGCAGGGGTATCCATGGCCACAGTTTCACGTGTCGTTAACGGAAATCCTAATGTGCGCCCTAAAACTAGAGAAAAAGTCATGAAAGTGATTAAAGAATTAAATTACCATCCTAACGTCATTGCCCGCGGTTTAGCCAGCAAGCGAACCCGCTATATCGGGGTACTCTTGCCAGACATTACTAACCCTTATTACAGTTCTCTGGCTTTGGGAATCGATGATATTGCTAATATGTATGAATACAATATTATTTTAGCTAACGCCGACCCTGAGCATGACGCTGCTGGGGTGGAAAGTTTAATTATGAAGCAAGTCGACGGCATTATCTTTATCGGGAATAGCATTTCCCAAGAGGCCCGGCAAAAAATTTCCGCCGCTGGTCGTCCTTGCGTCTTCACTGATTTAATCGATCCTGAAGCAACCATGCCTACGATTAATATAGACGTGGAAGATGCCTACTACCAAGTCACTAAAGATTTCTTAGCTAACGGCAAGAAACGGATCGCCCTAGTCGGTAGTGACCAAGGCTTCAAGGTAAGCCAAAGCCGGCAATTACAAGGTTATGAAAAGGCCTTAACAGAAGCTGGACATGCCGTCAATGAAGACTTATTAATTGCGGCTAAGTCACCTTCTTATGACTCAGGCTATGCCCTTTACGAGACTTTCACTGAAATAGAAGCGGATGCTGCGATTGCTACCGATGATACCATTGCCATTGGCTTACTCAATGCCCTATTGGATAATGGCGTTAAGGTCCCTGAAGAGGTCGAAATCATGGCTTCAGATAATTCTTCAATTGTCAACATGTCACGTCCAGAACTCTCCTCAATTGCCCCACCAATTTATGATATTGGTGCTGTTGCCATGCGGGCCTTGACCAAGTTAATGGAAAATGAAACGCTTGACACTGACCTGAAGCTTCCTTACCAAATCATTAAGGGAGGAACCACTAGTTAA
- the proS gene encoding proline--tRNA ligase: protein MAKETTSHLQENDFSKWYLQSIQKADLFAYGPVRGTMVFKPNGYVLWEKIKTEFDKKFKASGVKNCYFPMLIPESFFKKEADHVEGFAPELPWVTRAGDEELEEPVALRPTSETLFGNAMSDWINSYRDLPMELNQWANVFRWEKRTLPFLRTSEFLWQEGHCAYATEEEARERTMHFLKVYQETVEDLLALPVYAGQKTPSEKFAGGVDTYSIEAMVKDTKSVQAGTSHYLGTNFAEAFDIKYLNTENQHVYAHTSSWGASTRLIGTMIMVHGDEKGVVFPPKMAPIQIALIPVGNVKKNPEVLTRLEAIEKDLQAAGYSTYLDDSNNSAGYKYNEAEVKGVPLRIEFGPRDMEKGQCMIKMRDLEDKEAVNLDDLLDKVASEMETMQKRLYDKADQFRHDHEHFDIDTLDQLKAHIKSCEEKGEYPGWVLAGWDGTEETEAKVKEETGFTTRNIPFEPAVEKTVDLVSGKPAKHTVWFARAY from the coding sequence ATGGCAAAAGAAACAACAAGTCATTTACAAGAAAATGATTTTTCTAAGTGGTATTTACAAAGTATTCAAAAGGCTGATTTATTTGCCTATGGTCCTGTTCGTGGAACCATGGTCTTTAAACCTAATGGCTACGTCTTATGGGAAAAAATTAAGACCGAATTTGATAAGAAATTTAAAGCATCAGGAGTAAAGAATTGTTACTTCCCCATGTTAATTCCCGAGTCCTTCTTCAAGAAAGAAGCTGACCATGTTGAGGGCTTTGCCCCTGAATTACCCTGGGTAACTCGGGCGGGTGACGAAGAATTAGAGGAACCAGTTGCCCTTCGTCCAACTTCAGAAACCCTCTTTGGTAATGCCATGTCTGACTGGATTAACTCTTACCGTGATTTACCTATGGAACTTAACCAATGGGCCAATGTTTTCCGCTGGGAGAAACGGACTCTACCATTTTTAAGAACCTCTGAATTTCTCTGGCAAGAAGGCCACTGTGCTTACGCTACTGAAGAAGAAGCTCGGGAACGGACCATGCACTTTCTTAAGGTATATCAAGAAACCGTCGAAGACTTATTAGCCTTACCCGTTTACGCTGGTCAAAAAACCCCTTCGGAAAAATTTGCTGGCGGGGTGGATACCTATTCTATCGAGGCCATGGTGAAAGACACCAAATCTGTGCAAGCAGGGACCTCACACTACTTGGGGACCAATTTTGCCGAAGCCTTTGACATTAAGTATCTTAATACCGAAAACCAACACGTTTATGCCCATACCAGTTCTTGGGGCGCCTCGACCCGTTTGATCGGGACCATGATTATGGTCCATGGTGACGAAAAGGGAGTTGTCTTCCCACCAAAAATGGCACCAATTCAAATTGCTTTGATTCCAGTTGGCAATGTGAAGAAGAACCCTGAAGTCCTTACCCGCCTCGAAGCCATTGAAAAGGACCTACAAGCAGCCGGTTATTCAACTTATTTAGATGATTCCAATAATTCAGCAGGCTACAAGTACAATGAGGCCGAAGTAAAAGGGGTCCCACTACGGATCGAATTTGGTCCACGGGATATGGAAAAGGGCCAATGCATGATTAAAATGCGTGACTTAGAGGATAAAGAAGCGGTTAACTTAGATGACTTACTCGACAAGGTTGCTAGTGAAATGGAAACCATGCAAAAACGTCTCTATGACAAGGCCGACCAATTCCGTCATGACCATGAACATTTCGACATCGACACCCTGGACCAATTAAAGGCACATATCAAGTCTTGTGAAGAAAAGGGAGAATACCCAGGCTGGGTACTTGCTGGCTGGGATGGCACGGAAGAAACAGAAGCCAAGGTCAAAGAAGAAACCGGCTTCACTACCCGGAACATCCCCTTTGAACCAGCAGTTGAAAAAACCGTCGACCTGGTCAGTGGAAAACCCGCAAAACACACCGTTTGGTTTGCCCGCGCATATTAA